GAGTTCCTCTGCGAGCCTGGAACTCGCGGTGCTGGCGTTTCTGGGGGCGGCCTACGATCTCGACCTCTCACGGGAAGAACTCGCCCGCCTCGGCCAGCGAGTCGAGAACGACTTCGTCGGCGTCGACTGCGGGCTGATGGACCAGTTCTCCGTCGCGCTCTCGAAATCGAATCACGCGCTGTTCGTCGATTTGGGCGAGGAGTCGTTCGCCCGGATCCCGATCCCGGCCGATCTGGAGTTCGTCGTCGTCGACTCCGGTGTCGAACGATCGCTGTCGAGCACGCCGTACAACGATCGCCGTGCGACGATCGAGTCCGCACTGGCAGCGCTCGGCGTCGAGCACTCCCCAGCCGTGGACCTGGCCGCGCTGAGCCAACTAGACGACCAACTCGCCAAGCGTCTCGGCTACGTCGTACGCGAGAACGCCCGCGTCCGGCAGGCGGCGACGGCACTCGAAGACGGAGAGAGCGAGCGATTCGGCGACATCCTCGTCGAGGCCCACGAGGATCTGGCGGCGAACTTCGACGCAAGCACGCCCGAACTGGATTGCATCGTCGAGACAGCCGTCGAACACGGGGCCTACGGCGCGCGCCTCAGTGGCGCTGGCTGGGGCGGGGCCGTCGTCCTCGCAGTCGACGGCCAGAACGCCCAGGAGATTGCAGAAACAGTCGAACACGACTACAGGGAGACGTTCCCCGAACGCGAGCCACGAACGTATCAGATCACACCGGCCGACGGCGTGACCGTCGAGCAGCGGTAGCGCTACTGGAGGTGTGGATCCCGTTCGTCGAGGTCTTCGAGGTCCCGATTTTTCAGCGCCGTTCCATCGTCCGTATCGAAGAGGTGGATCGCCGACTCGGGGATGTGAGCGACCACCGACTGGCCGCTTTCGAGTCGTTGCATCCCGCCGACCGTCGCGACGAACGTCTCGACACTGTCACCGCGCTCGTCGCCGAACGCGAGATAGACGTTCTCCTCGTCGCCCATCGGCTCGACGACGTCGACGACCGTCGCGAAGTCGTGATCGTCGGCCGGCATCGCACCGACCTCCACCGAGATCGCACTCGGTCGGATCCCGAGCATGACGCGTTCGTGGCCGTCGACTTCCGACCGGACCGACTCAGAGATCGGGTAGGTGAACTGTTCGGTGACGAGCTGGTCGTCCTCGACGGCCATCTCGAAGAAGTTCATCGACGGCTCGCCGATGAAGCCGGCCACGAACTCGTTGTTCGGCTCGTGATAACACTCCAGGGGCGTCCCGACCTGCTGGAGGACGCCGTCGTTGAGGATGGCGATCCGATCGCTCATCGTCATCGCCTCGGTCTGGTCGTGAGTCACGTAGACGGTCGTCACGCCCAGGTCTTCCTGAAGACGCTGGAGTTCGGTCCGCATCGTCGACCGGAGTTTGGCGTCGAGATTCGAGAGTGGCTCGTCCATCAGGAAGACTTCGGGGTCGCGGACGATTGCCCGCCCGAGCGCGACGCGTTGTTGCTGGCCGCCTGAGAGTTCGCTGGGTTTGCGATCGAGGAGGTCCTCGATGCCCATCATCGTAGCCGTCTCGGTGACGACTTCGCTGATCTTCTCGTCGGGCATCTCCGTCGATTCCTCCAGCCCGAAGCTCATGTTCTGCTTGACGGTCATGTGCGGATAGAGCGCGTAGCTCTGGAACACCATCGCGATGTCTCGATCCGCGGGTGGCTGTTCGTTGATCCGTTCGCCGCCCAGTCGGATCTCGCCTTCTGTGATAGTTTCCAGACCTGCGATCATCCGCAGGGTCGTCGATTTGCCACAGCCCGAAGGGCCGACCAGTACGAGGAACTCGCCGTCCGGGATGTCGACGTTGACGTCGTCGACGGCGACGATGTCGCTCCCGTCGTCGTCAGTGAATATCTTCGTTATCGAGTCGAGTGTGAGTTCTGCCATTAGTGATCACCTGAATTGAGAGGGGTATTCATCTTACGCTGCCACTCCTTTCGCGAACTTGTCACCGAAGACGACGTACACCAGCAGCGTCGGAAGCGCCGCGATGAACGCGCCGGCCATTCGTAGCGGGTAGTCGACCCCTTCTTGTGATGCGCCGAGATCCACGAGCTGCTGGGTGACGACCGCCGCTTCGTTGTTCTGGACGAGGATCAGCGCGAACAGCAGATCGTTCCAGATCTGCGTGAACTGGTAGATGAACACGACGGCGAACATCGGCACCGACAGCGGCAGGATGATCCGACGGTAGATCCGGCGGATCGACGCACCGTCCAGCCGCG
The Halapricum salinum genome window above contains:
- the galK gene encoding galactokinase; its protein translation is MYHVRSPGRVNLIGEHTDYSGGYAMPIATDLATTLDAEPAESVTITSRAMGETRTFELDDPEPVGDWTDYVRGCYAVLDESGYDPGGFEGEIDGDLPIGAGLSSSASLELAVLAFLGAAYDLDLSREELARLGQRVENDFVGVDCGLMDQFSVALSKSNHALFVDLGEESFARIPIPADLEFVVVDSGVERSLSSTPYNDRRATIESALAALGVEHSPAVDLAALSQLDDQLAKRLGYVVRENARVRQAATALEDGESERFGDILVEAHEDLAANFDASTPELDCIVETAVEHGAYGARLSGAGWGGAVVLAVDGQNAQEIAETVEHDYRETFPEREPRTYQITPADGVTVEQR
- a CDS encoding ABC transporter ATP-binding protein, yielding MAELTLDSITKIFTDDDGSDIVAVDDVNVDIPDGEFLVLVGPSGCGKSTTLRMIAGLETITEGEIRLGGERINEQPPADRDIAMVFQSYALYPHMTVKQNMSFGLEESTEMPDEKISEVVTETATMMGIEDLLDRKPSELSGGQQQRVALGRAIVRDPEVFLMDEPLSNLDAKLRSTMRTELQRLQEDLGVTTVYVTHDQTEAMTMSDRIAILNDGVLQQVGTPLECYHEPNNEFVAGFIGEPSMNFFEMAVEDDQLVTEQFTYPISESVRSEVDGHERVMLGIRPSAISVEVGAMPADDHDFATVVDVVEPMGDEENVYLAFGDERGDSVETFVATVGGMQRLESGQSVVAHIPESAIHLFDTDDGTALKNRDLEDLDERDPHLQ